The Pseudomonadota bacterium genome includes the window CCCCGGCAGTCTGTGCCGTGGAAAGAACGCCAGATGGCCTGCAGATCCTGCGCTGTGCGGTGCATACAGCGAGACGGGCAAGCGCCACAGCATTAGGTTCGAGGCATACACCGCTCAGCCGTCGCGCCTGGTCGTTCGAATACCATGCCCCGCGTAAGTAAGAAGCCGTCTTGCAATAAATAGTGGCTAGGTGCCTCAGACCAGGCGCGAGCCGCGCGAGGAGCGGAGTTTGCACGGCACTGGGGGGTATACCCGGCCTTATCGTCGCCAGGTCGACTCATGTCCGAGATGATTGCATCGAAACGTTGCCTTTTGACCTTGGTAAGGACATCGTCCGTGGAAGTCGAGATGACAATCGTTATCCCAAGTGCCTCAAGAGACTGCCGAGTCCGAATATTGTTGTCCGGCTTTCATCTACCCAGAGGACTGTCGCCTTCCGCGCACGCCGAATGGTACGATGGGTAACAATGTCGGCGACAACGTCTGCGGCGGCCTGCGCGTCTCTTGCGATCGTCTCGGGCGTGGCACCGGGCTCCGGACGTGCGGTGGCAGCTACAGCCAGTGCGCTCGATGTCCTCGTCATTGATCGGGTAGTCGAACTGTTCACTTGCCTCCCCACAGCGATCACCGCAACCTGAGCGGCAGGCTGCGCAACCCGCGCAGCGAATGCGTCGGCTTGTACCGCAGTTCCGAGCGGGGGACGGCCAGCTCGATGTGCTCGAACCGCTGCACCAACGCGGCGAGCGCCGTCCTGCCTTCGAGGCGGGCCAGCTGGCTGCCGAGGCAGAAGTGCGCCCCGAACGCGAACGTGATGTGACGGTTCGGGTTGCGACCGAGGTCGAGCACGTCCGGGTGGTCGAACACGCCTTCGTCACGATTGGCGGAGATGATCATCCCGAGCACGTTGCTCCCCTTCGGGATGGTCACGCCTGCGACCTCGACATCCTCCAAGGTGATCCGGGCCGCGCCGCACGGCACCGGAGTGGTGTAGCGGAGGAGCTCCTCGACGGCGGTGTCGATCAGTGCCGGGTTCTCTCGCAGACGCATCAGCTGCTCAGGGTTGTCGAGGAGCGCGAGCGCGGCACTGCCGATGAGGTTCGCGATGGTGTCGTGACCGGCGAGCAACAGCAGGAAGATCATCGCCAGGACCTCCTGATCGTTGAGGTGGTCGCCTTCCTCGTTGGCCCGCACTAGGGCTGATATGAGCCGATCATCGGGCTGGGCCCGACGCTGCTCGGCGAGTCGCTCGAACAGCCGCATCATCCGCTGCCCGTTCGGAAGCGCACGGATGAGCTGGATCGGGCCCGCGACGGCACCCTCGGAGAACCGCTGCATCCACATGTGGAACTGGTCGCGGTCGGCGTCACTGACACCGAGCATCTCGGAGATCACCGACAGGGGAAGGGGTACGGCGTACTGCCCCACCAGGTCGACGACGTCACGGCCATCCAGATCATCGAGGAGCACGGCGACGGTCCGCTCGATGTCGTCCGCCATGCGTTGGACCATCTTCGGGGTGAACGCCTTGTTGACGAGACCACGCAGCCGCTTGTGGTCCGGGTCGTCCTTGAAGACCATGCTGTCGGCCAGCAGGCGGAACATCCGGGGCATGAGCTTCATCAAACCGGGACGGCCGTTGATCATGAAGTCGTTCGAGAACCGCTTGTCGGTGTGGAGCATCATCACGTCGTCGTAGCGAGCGAGGAGGTAGCCGCCCTTCCGCGCGAGCTGTTTTGACCTGACACGTGACACGG containing:
- a CDS encoding cytochrome P450, which encodes MAAPTMDHLELTDLSDPIMFTNPFPRYAELRRNAPVSRVRSKQLARKGGYLLARYDDVMMLHTDKRFSNDFMINGRPGLMKLMPRMFRLLADSMVFKDDPDHKRLRGLVNKAFTPKMVQRMADDIERTVAVLLDDLDGRDVVDLVGQYAVPLPLSVISEMLGVSDADRDQFHMWMQRFSEGAVAGPIQLIRALPNGQRMMRLFERLAEQRRAQPDDRLISALVRANEEGDHLNDQEVLAMIFLLLLAGHDTIANLIGSAALALLDNPEQLMRLRENPALIDTAVEELLRYTTPVPCGAARITLEDVEVAGVTIPKGSNVLGMIISANRDEGVFDHPDVLDLGRNPNRHITFAFGAHFCLGSQLARLEGRTALAALVQRFEHIELAVPRSELRYKPTHSLRGLRSLPLRLR